aaacacaacgctgaaacaacatgctttttggcgacgtttattcaatgtcaggttgtgacgctgatgtgaccattgaattttggttattttcccaacccatattcaacaacacaaatacaacgttgaaacaacatgcaatgGAATTTTGttgttatctgtactgcaaagttcaaatttgaatgacgataAATCAAGTCTAAGTCTACTGCAGCGATTTATAGGAACGCCGCAAGTTTCATGTTTCACAATTCAGTCAAATAACGCCACAACAGAGCCAGACGGACACTAAGACGACAGAAAAGATAACTCTGCCATGAATCCAAGCTTTTGTGTAAATATTTTGTCGAATAGGGGACTTGTCATGaaagtaaagaagagcaggcagtgGCTCACACGTTCTCATacattctgtaacatccaggaagaaatgtcagccagtttaaaaaaaatgtctgaacTATAATCCACGTGAAGGAGGccagaattatttttattttcgcaaTATTTCATAATACCTCaggaggaaaccttacaatgtattaaatccataaactgctataaaattgagtagatggcgagttattctgatgtacaaaccccaaaaccggtgaagttggcacgttgtgtaaatggtaaacaaaaacagaatacaatgatttgaaaatccttttcaacctctattcaattgaatagactgcaaagacaagatactgaacgttcgaactggaaaacgctgttattttttgcaaatattagctcatttggaatttgatgcctgcaacgtgtttcaaaaaagctggcacgagtggcaaaaaagactgagaaagttgaggaatcctcatcaaacacttatttggaacatcccacaggtgaacaggctaattgggaacaggtgggtgccatgattgggtataaaagcagcttccatgaaatgctcagtcattcacagacaCGGATGGGGCGaggggtgcactaattgtaagtgtatcttgtgttttttatgttgatttaataaaaaaattaaaaaaacattttttttttaatttcttgtgcggcccggtaccaatcaatctacggaccactgctttagatgacatatatgctgagtaagaaggaccatcaagacagaataggaatttTATCAAGTttcactaaagctttaggagaccagcccacaccaaTACAGTCATACCGGCATCTCaaattggtctaacattcaaacggaaaaagacaacttattgaaaccccccccccatctcccgaattcggaggtctcaaggttggcaagtatggtgtgaattaatcaatcaatcaatgtttacttatatagccctaaatcacgagtgtctcaaaaggctgctcaagccacaacgacatcctctgctcagatcccacatgaaCATGTCACCATAAACACAGCAATGATCAGCTGACGTGACATCGGACTTTTCAGGTACGGCGAGATCGTCAACATCAACCTGGTGCGGGAGAAGAAGACCGGCAAGAGTAAAGGCTTCTGCTTCCTGTGCTACGAGGACCAGAGGAGCACCATCTTGGCGGTGGACAACCTTAACGGCATCAAGGTGGGCGGCGGCGTTGCTGGGGGAACACGGTTTTCTTAACTAACAGCTGCTTCACGCCTTTTCAGATCAAAGGTCGCACCATCCGCGTGGACCACGTCAGAGACTACCGCCCCCCCAAGGACGCGGAGGACATCGATGACGTCACCAAGCATCTAAGGGAGGAAGGCTGCGCCCCCAAAGCGTCCCACTCTCCCTCCGCCTCCTCCTGTGAGGACGACGAGCAGGGCGTCGCCCCCGTGAAGAAGGCCAAAAAAGGTGAGGTCACTTCCTGTTCACGTCCCGATGGACCTTCATCGCCGCTTCCTCCCTCCGCAGataagaaagagaagaagaagaaaaagaaggagaagaagacaaagaaagaaagacagtctcctccacctcctcctcctcctcctcccgccATCCGAGtgaaagaggagaaggaggacGGCGCCTACGACAAGTACAACCAGAGGAGGGCGCCGGCGGCAGCGGAACACAACGGGCAGAGAGGCAGCGACGCCAGGGAGGACGAGGACAGACGGAGAAGAGGAGGCGAGGACAGAAGAAGAGGCGACGAGGACGACCGAAGACGACGGAGGGGAGGAGACGAGGACAGGAAAAGAAGAGGAGGCGAGGACAGTGATCGGAGGCGGGACGCGGACAGACACAGAAGGTGACACTttgtgggcgtggccaccgcaaTTTGATTGACACGTGGACGTCTCATCATTCCTCAGTGGATTATGTTCGTTTTATAGAATGTTTGTCTTTTGATATGTTATAGAAACTTAGTTTGATTAAAGTCACTGTTGCAAAGTCACAATTATTGTCGTTCTAAcacagaggtgtcaaacttgttttcatcagatggccacttgtaacagtaaataattcatgaatttgcctatgaatttaaatattttgcttttttttttttttacgtaaagagtTAAACAAATCTGGATTTTACCagttttttacaggaaaaaaactggcagttgccagacttactgtaaaatatatatattagggctgcaactaacgattcatttgataatcgattaatctgttgattattatttcgattaatc
This Entelurus aequoreus isolate RoL-2023_Sb linkage group LG05, RoL_Eaeq_v1.1, whole genome shotgun sequence DNA region includes the following protein-coding sequences:
- the rbmx2 gene encoding RNA-binding motif protein, X-linked 2, yielding MNPLTKVKLINELNEREAHLGINEKASWHSEYKDSAWVYIGGFPYELSEGDVICVFSQYGEIVNINLVREKKTGKSKGFCFLCYEDQRSTILAVDNLNGIKIKGRTIRVDHVRDYRPPKDAEDIDDVTKHLREEGCAPKASHSPSASSCEDDEQGVAPVKKAKKDKKEKKKKKKEKKTKKERQSPPPPPPPPPAIRVKEEKEDGAYDKYNQRRAPAAAEHNGQRGSDAREDEDRRRRGGEDRRRGDEDDRRRRRGGDEDRKRRGGEDSDRRRDADRHRR